In one Mucilaginibacter ginsenosidivorax genomic region, the following are encoded:
- a CDS encoding sensor histidine kinase: MRFFSKYISPALYGLLVYFTVRLLHDTEHDEMFWKRDWGLNVLEMSCSVLVGYAGIYLFEWLFRFYDRRWPLQFNYRGVVRELIILVFANLVLVNLIFTPMAALTDDGLSWGDLADLTMIPTLYAIIYYGIARSSTWLKAYIANKVQLEKLTTDQLQTELKFLKAQYHPHFLFNALNTIYFQMDEDVPAAKQSTELLSSLLRYQLYDQQQQVPISHELEYLQNYIRFQQIRASSKLKLNVCFDERLTNQPIYPLLLLPLVENAFKYAGGNFEISISANINDGKFIFATVNDVPAQIQSNENYTGIGLENLRRRLQLLYPDKHMLAVGREGNRFSAELVVEFNL; this comes from the coding sequence ATGAGGTTTTTCAGCAAATATATTTCTCCCGCGTTATATGGCCTGCTGGTATATTTTACCGTAAGGCTGCTGCATGATACTGAACATGATGAAATGTTTTGGAAAAGAGATTGGGGTTTAAATGTCCTTGAAATGAGCTGCAGTGTATTGGTGGGGTATGCAGGCATATATTTATTTGAGTGGCTCTTTCGGTTTTATGACAGGCGCTGGCCACTGCAGTTTAATTATCGGGGAGTAGTGAGAGAATTAATTATACTGGTGTTTGCTAACCTGGTTTTGGTGAACCTGATATTTACTCCAATGGCTGCATTAACTGACGACGGCCTATCCTGGGGTGATCTGGCAGACCTTACCATGATACCAACCTTATATGCCATTATTTATTATGGGATAGCACGTAGCAGCACATGGTTAAAGGCCTACATTGCCAACAAGGTTCAACTGGAAAAGTTGACTACTGACCAGTTACAAACCGAACTTAAGTTTTTGAAAGCCCAATATCATCCGCACTTTTTATTTAATGCTTTAAACACCATTTATTTTCAGATGGATGAGGATGTGCCGGCGGCCAAGCAAAGTACAGAATTACTTTCCAGTTTGTTAAGATATCAACTTTACGATCAGCAGCAACAGGTACCTATAAGCCACGAATTGGAATACCTGCAAAACTACATCCGCTTCCAGCAAATAAGGGCCAGCAGTAAATTGAAGCTTAATGTTTGTTTTGATGAAAGGTTAACAAACCAGCCAATTTACCCATTACTACTGCTTCCATTGGTCGAAAATGCTTTCAAATACGCGGGTGGCAATTTTGAAATCAGCATTAGTGCAAATATTAATGACGGGAAATTTATTTTTGCTACAGTTAATGATGTACCGGCACAAATACAATCTAACGAAAACTATACTGGTATTGGGTTAGAGAATTTACGACGCCGTTTGCAGCTATTGTATCCGGATAAACACATGTTAGCTGTTGGTCGTGAAGGAAATCGTTTTTCGGCAGAATTAGTGGTAGAATTTAACCTATGA
- a CDS encoding LytR/AlgR family response regulator transcription factor, translated as MNLITCIITDDEPFARRGLQGYVEKTSFFDLKAQCEDAMELSEMLKQQPVDLLFLDIQMPHLTGVEFIKSLQNPPKVIFTTAFKEYATDGFDLDVLDYLLKPISFERFMKAAFKAKDYFDQKGSSGIEIGYMFVKSEGKLEKVVFDEVLFVQGMENYVVIQTVNKKIITHSTLKAFGERLPQRKFLQTHKSYFVAYDKVSSIDGNILDVGAHRVPISRQLREQVMQLLINRGNK; from the coding sequence ATGAACTTAATAACTTGTATAATAACTGATGATGAACCTTTTGCGCGCAGGGGCTTGCAGGGTTATGTGGAAAAGACCAGCTTTTTTGATTTAAAGGCGCAATGCGAGGACGCGATGGAACTTAGTGAAATGCTGAAGCAACAGCCCGTCGATCTACTTTTTTTAGACATCCAGATGCCGCACTTAACAGGGGTTGAATTTATAAAATCGTTGCAAAATCCGCCAAAGGTGATATTTACCACGGCGTTCAAGGAATATGCCACAGATGGTTTTGACCTTGATGTACTGGATTATCTATTAAAACCCATCTCGTTTGAGCGATTTATGAAAGCGGCGTTTAAGGCCAAAGATTATTTTGATCAAAAGGGGAGTAGCGGTATTGAAATTGGATATATGTTTGTGAAGAGCGAAGGCAAGCTTGAAAAAGTTGTTTTTGATGAGGTGTTGTTTGTGCAGGGTATGGAAAACTATGTGGTAATACAAACCGTCAATAAAAAGATCATCACCCACAGTACATTAAAAGCTTTTGGCGAAAGATTACCGCAACGTAAGTTTTTGCAAACTCATAAATCGTACTTTGTGGCATACGATAAGGTAAGCTCAATTGATGGCAATATTCTGGATGTAGGAGCACACCGGGTGCCTATAAGCAGGCAGCTACGCGAACAGGTAATGCAGCTGTTGATTAACAGGGGGAATAAATAA
- a CDS encoding fructosamine kinase family protein: MHNVNDVILVIEKQIGTKISNILPLSGGSINHVYHLQATRDNFVLKINDRFNFPGMFNLEVQGLETIRNTQTIAVPKVLLQSETNTESYLLIEWISPGHSTQKASDTLGEQLAQMHRHTSHSFGFDTDNYMGSLRQSNKPHKYWNDFFIEERLKPMIRIAQTKQLLTNNDLRLFDLLYQKLPGLFTEEPPALVHGDLWSGNYLIDVHEKPYLIDPAVSFSNREFDIAMTTLFGGFDRQFYEAYNHNFPLQEGWQQRIKLWNLYPLLLHVNLFGGGYIKLVRDNLTALL, from the coding sequence ATGCATAACGTTAATGATGTAATACTCGTAATTGAAAAGCAGATTGGCACCAAAATTTCAAACATTTTACCTTTAAGTGGTGGAAGCATAAACCATGTTTACCACCTGCAAGCTACCCGCGATAATTTTGTCCTGAAGATTAATGACCGTTTTAATTTTCCAGGCATGTTCAACCTTGAAGTACAAGGCCTGGAAACTATCCGCAATACCCAAACTATAGCTGTGCCAAAAGTTTTGTTACAAAGCGAGACTAATACCGAAAGCTATTTATTGATAGAATGGATATCGCCAGGGCATAGTACACAAAAAGCATCGGATACGCTGGGCGAGCAACTTGCCCAAATGCATAGGCATACATCTCATAGTTTTGGCTTCGACACCGATAATTACATGGGCTCACTTCGGCAAAGCAATAAGCCTCATAAGTATTGGAACGATTTTTTTATAGAAGAGCGTTTAAAACCAATGATAAGGATAGCTCAAACAAAACAGCTGCTTACAAATAATGATTTACGTTTATTTGATCTACTTTATCAAAAACTTCCTGGTTTGTTTACTGAAGAACCGCCGGCCCTTGTTCACGGCGACCTGTGGAGCGGCAATTATTTGATAGATGTTCATGAAAAGCCTTACCTGATAGATCCGGCTGTTAGTTTTAGCAACCGGGAGTTTGATATAGCTATGACAACCTTATTCGGTGGTTTCGACAGGCAGTTTTATGAAGCCTATAATCATAACTTTCCACTGCAGGAAGGATGGCAACAACGGATTAAGTTGTGGAACTTGTATCCGCTATTGCTGCACGTAAATCTTTTTGGCGGCGGTTATATTAAACTGGTTCGCGATAATCTTACTGCCCTTTTATAA
- a CDS encoding sigma-54-dependent transcriptional regulator, which yields MAKILIIDDERAIRSTLREILEYEDYEVEDVDNGVDGLQLIEKKDFDLVLCDIKMNRMDGMEVLTEGLALKPDLPFIMISGHGTVETAVEASKKGAFDFISKPPDLNRLLITVRNALDRGSLVVEAKVLKRKVSKVRPILGNSQAILKIKETIDRVAPTDARVLVTGANGSGKELVARWLHEKSHRSNAPIIEVNCAAIPSELIESELFGHEKGSFTSAIKQRIGKFESANGGTLFLDEIGDMSQSAQAKVLRALQESKITRVGGEKEIDVDVRVVAATNKDLLKEIEAGNFRMDLYHRLSVILIHVPPLVERKDDIALLTQSFLDEICNEYGMPVKKISDAALDALKALPWTGNIRELRNMVERLIILSDKTITDNDVRAFANPSAPVAAVADNNTAPQTDFDQFNNFQEYKDFAEREYIKFKLEKNNWNVSKTADDIDIQRSHLYSKIEKFGLKRGE from the coding sequence ATGGCAAAAATTTTAATTATTGATGACGAACGGGCAATACGCAGCACTTTACGTGAAATTCTGGAATATGAAGACTATGAAGTTGAAGATGTAGATAACGGCGTTGACGGCCTGCAACTGATTGAAAAGAAAGATTTTGACCTGGTACTTTGCGATATAAAAATGAACCGGATGGATGGCATGGAAGTGCTTACCGAAGGTTTGGCACTAAAACCAGATTTGCCTTTTATCATGATAAGCGGCCACGGCACCGTTGAAACAGCCGTTGAAGCCAGTAAAAAAGGCGCGTTTGACTTTATATCGAAACCGCCTGATTTAAACCGGCTGCTTATTACCGTACGTAACGCGCTTGATCGCGGTAGCTTGGTTGTAGAGGCCAAAGTATTAAAGCGGAAGGTATCTAAGGTTCGCCCGATATTAGGCAACTCGCAGGCCATTCTTAAAATAAAAGAGACTATAGATCGTGTTGCCCCTACCGATGCCCGTGTACTGGTTACCGGTGCAAATGGTAGCGGGAAAGAATTGGTGGCCCGCTGGCTGCATGAAAAATCGCATCGCTCAAACGCACCCATTATTGAGGTTAACTGCGCCGCTATCCCGTCTGAATTAATTGAAAGCGAATTGTTTGGGCATGAGAAAGGCTCATTTACATCGGCAATTAAACAACGCATAGGTAAATTTGAATCGGCAAACGGTGGTACACTTTTTCTTGACGAGATAGGCGACATGAGCCAATCTGCCCAGGCCAAAGTATTGCGCGCCTTGCAGGAAAGTAAAATAACCCGTGTGGGCGGAGAAAAAGAAATTGATGTTGATGTACGCGTTGTAGCAGCTACTAACAAAGACTTGCTCAAAGAAATTGAGGCCGGAAATTTCCGTATGGACCTTTACCATCGCCTCAGCGTTATATTAATTCATGTACCGCCGTTGGTTGAAAGGAAGGATGATATTGCATTACTTACCCAAAGTTTTCTTGATGAGATATGTAATGAATATGGTATGCCGGTTAAAAAGATATCAGACGCGGCCCTTGATGCTCTTAAAGCATTACCATGGACTGGAAACATCCGCGAATTGCGAAACATGGTTGAACGTTTGATAATTTTAAGCGATAAAACCATTACCGACAACGACGTGCGGGCATTTGCCAATCCATCGGCACCGGTTGCTGCTGTGGCAGATAACAATACCGCCCCGCAAACCGATTTCGATCAGTTCAATAATTTCCAGGAATACAAAGACTTTGCCGAACGGGAATACATCAAATTCAAGCTGGAAAAAAACAATTGGAATGTATCAAAAACTGCTGATGATATTGATATTCAGCGTAGTCACCTGTACAGTAAGATTGAGAAATTTGGTTTAAAGCGCGGCGAATGA
- a CDS encoding c-type cytochrome: MKLKVTGGILLLLMVVMFSCQNDGQIEFNRYYSGGSAIYLAHCANCHGNKGEGLQALIPPLTDSAYLKKNKNVLACFLKNGLKGKISINNKTFEGEMPADSLAPIEIAKVLTYVTNSFGNKSGTINLQQVQGDLAKCR, encoded by the coding sequence ATGAAATTGAAAGTAACAGGTGGTATTTTATTACTGTTAATGGTAGTGATGTTTTCATGTCAGAATGATGGCCAGATTGAATTTAACCGCTATTATTCGGGTGGCAGCGCCATTTACCTGGCGCATTGCGCCAATTGTCACGGCAACAAAGGCGAGGGCCTGCAGGCATTGATACCACCGCTTACAGATTCAGCATATCTAAAAAAGAATAAAAACGTTTTAGCTTGTTTTCTTAAAAATGGGCTGAAAGGGAAAATCAGCATCAATAACAAAACTTTTGAGGGCGAAATGCCGGCTGATAGCCTCGCTCCCATCGAAATTGCCAAGGTTCTTACTTACGTTACCAACTCATTTGGCAACAAATCAGGCACAATTAATTTGCAGCAGGTACAGGGCGATCTGGCAAAATGCCGGTGA
- a CDS encoding SCO family protein: MRKLILGIIVLSVLNACNNKQNKLPILGNREPVTKTVDGKSVVDTAYATIPDFKFVNQYGDTITQKSLEGKIYVADFFFTTCPSICPVMHRNMLNVYKEFKADNNFRIISHTIDPKYDTVPVLKRYADKMGLSGNNWWLLHGDKGSTYTIAKSYLQTVQEKNPAGQYIHDGFFILIDKQKRIRGTYEGTDPKEVDKLIADIKILKAEPEQATTK, encoded by the coding sequence ATGCGCAAGTTAATTTTGGGCATTATCGTATTATCGGTTTTAAATGCCTGTAACAACAAACAAAACAAACTGCCTATTTTAGGCAACCGCGAACCTGTTACTAAAACTGTAGATGGCAAATCGGTTGTAGATACAGCATACGCTACTATTCCCGATTTTAAATTTGTGAACCAGTATGGTGATACCATTACACAGAAAAGTCTGGAGGGGAAAATTTATGTAGCCGATTTCTTTTTTACTACCTGCCCTTCTATTTGCCCGGTAATGCACCGCAACATGCTCAATGTGTATAAAGAGTTTAAGGCCGACAATAATTTCCGAATCATATCACACACCATCGACCCTAAATATGATACCGTTCCGGTACTTAAACGCTATGCCGATAAAATGGGGCTAAGTGGTAACAACTGGTGGCTTTTGCATGGCGATAAAGGCAGCACTTATACTATTGCCAAAAGCTACCTGCAAACCGTACAGGAAAAAAATCCCGCGGGCCAATACATTCACGATGGCTTTTTTATACTGATAGACAAACAAAAGCGCATTCGTGGCACCTACGAAGGCACCGACCCCAAAGAGGTTGATAAATTAATTGCCGACATAAAAATATTGAAGGCCGAACCAGAACAAGCCACTACGAAATGA
- a CDS encoding DinB family protein has protein sequence MFKYSYFANHALLKAIAEAGNPRGPIKLMSHLLAAERRWLDRVNDVEPYPNAELWPKDYTIEHCMHLVNEYHEEWLGFLGKITEEGLNRVIVYQNALGNNQTSVTDILIHVINHGTHTRAQAGQQLKLSGAETLPITDYVYYLRQLNS, from the coding sequence ATGTTTAAATACAGCTATTTCGCTAACCATGCTTTGTTAAAAGCAATTGCAGAAGCAGGCAATCCCAGGGGGCCTATAAAGTTGATGTCGCATTTGCTTGCCGCCGAACGCCGTTGGCTGGATAGGGTAAACGATGTGGAGCCCTACCCTAATGCCGAATTATGGCCAAAGGATTATACTATTGAGCATTGCATGCACCTGGTAAACGAATATCATGAAGAGTGGCTTGGTTTCCTGGGTAAAATTACCGAAGAAGGTTTGAACAGGGTTATTGTTTACCAAAACGCATTGGGCAATAATCAAACTTCGGTAACCGACATTCTTATTCACGTAATTAACCATGGTACGCACACCCGGGCGCAGGCCGGTCAGCAATTGAAACTTAGCGGTGCCGAAACCTTACCAATTACTGACTATGTTTATTATTTAAGGCAACTAAATAGCTAA
- a CDS encoding GH1 family beta-glucosidase has product MKFTPQHTALNRELFGPDFNWGVSTAAFQIEGAHDADGKGQSVWDNFTEKKGKILNDDHARHACDFYNRYEEDIDLIKKLNIPNFRFSISWTRLLPDGTGTINQAGIDYYNRVIDYCLEQGIEPWVTIYHWDLPLVLEQKGGWANRDVIAWFGEFTTLCAQSFGDRVKYWMVMNEPVVFTGAGYFFGIHAPGRSGIRSFTSVIHHVVLSIVAGAKILRKLLPDAQIGNTFSCSLVEPLTDKPRDVAAAVRVDALINRLFIEPLLGLGYPVKDLPVLKGIQKYILPGDEDNMKFDFDFIGVQNYTREIVKYSFFTPYVSASIVKAENRKVELTAMRWEIHPPAIYHMIKKFAAYPQVKNIIITENGSAFPDEVTDGEVNDPKRLQYLQDYLTQVLKAKNEGCNVNGYFVWTLTDNFEWAEGYHPRFGLIHVDHTTQKRIIKTSGKWFAEFLKRPIKQQELTLEARSGM; this is encoded by the coding sequence ATGAAATTCACTCCACAGCATACAGCTCTGAACAGAGAACTTTTTGGCCCCGATTTTAATTGGGGCGTATCTACTGCTGCGTTCCAGATTGAGGGCGCCCATGATGCCGATGGCAAGGGCCAATCTGTTTGGGATAACTTTACCGAAAAAAAAGGCAAGATATTAAATGATGATCATGCGCGCCACGCCTGCGATTTTTATAACAGGTACGAAGAAGATATCGATCTGATAAAAAAGCTAAATATTCCAAATTTTCGTTTTTCCATATCCTGGACACGTTTGTTGCCAGATGGTACCGGCACAATTAACCAGGCCGGCATTGATTATTACAACCGGGTTATTGACTATTGCCTTGAGCAGGGTATAGAACCCTGGGTAACTATATACCACTGGGACTTGCCATTGGTGCTTGAGCAAAAAGGAGGGTGGGCAAATCGGGATGTAATTGCCTGGTTTGGCGAATTTACTACCCTATGTGCGCAAAGTTTTGGCGACCGCGTAAAATACTGGATGGTAATGAACGAGCCCGTTGTTTTTACAGGAGCGGGCTACTTTTTTGGTATTCATGCGCCAGGCCGTAGTGGCATCCGGAGTTTTACGTCGGTAATACACCACGTTGTTTTAAGCATTGTTGCGGGGGCAAAAATACTGCGCAAGTTGTTACCGGATGCGCAAATTGGTAATACATTTTCGTGTTCGCTGGTAGAGCCATTGACAGATAAACCACGTGATGTGGCGGCGGCAGTCAGGGTTGATGCTTTGATAAACCGCCTTTTTATCGAACCTTTATTAGGGCTGGGTTACCCGGTGAAAGATTTGCCTGTTTTAAAGGGAATTCAAAAATATATATTGCCGGGCGACGAAGACAATATGAAATTTGATTTCGATTTTATTGGCGTACAAAACTATACGCGCGAAATTGTTAAATATTCTTTTTTTACCCCTTATGTGAGCGCCAGCATTGTTAAAGCCGAAAACCGTAAGGTTGAATTAACAGCAATGCGTTGGGAAATTCACCCCCCGGCAATTTATCACATGATAAAAAAGTTTGCGGCTTACCCGCAGGTAAAAAATATAATTATTACAGAAAATGGATCGGCTTTCCCAGATGAGGTTACTGATGGCGAAGTGAACGACCCTAAACGACTGCAGTACCTACAGGATTATTTAACCCAGGTTTTGAAAGCCAAAAATGAAGGGTGTAACGTTAACGGTTATTTTGTTTGGACGCTTACTGATAATTTTGAATGGGCCGAGGGATATCATCCACGCTTTGGGCTTATACATGTAGATCATACCACACAAAAGCGGATTATTAAAACATCCGGTAAATGGTTTGCAGAATTTTTAAAAAGGCCAATTAAACAACAGGAGCTTACTTTGGAAGCGAGAAGTGGAATGTAG
- a CDS encoding tetratricopeptide repeat-containing sensor histidine kinase: protein MFESKSIIQNRFYSILLFNFFLTYVSIAFFSCNRTTNTILSSKVFNKVLDSANRMSDNGQKNSALRYLDSAYRHSKNLDLLQTYNYYRFNYNYFYYNKPDKNRAMLYADSMLNLFDTPGKKEKYTTEYGQSFFYKGDVLFDQNKYNEAYVNFYRGKVIGSNGLDECVLSDYSYRMGMIMYRQEHFRLAAAYFKNSAKEGAACSDNFGSFYRIQELTDNAGLSYSSINMTDSALFFYEKTLKYIDEHQALYRDRQEMLDAARGVVYGNQANIYIGLKNYNQAKTLLKKSIGINLRKGYDNQDAQYTELKLAAVYNTLNQTDSLINILNVIKKQFDYLSQQDAWADWNNLMAEYFVKKNRHDEALKYFIKYDALKDSINQKNKALKEADIAEQIKRLEKDNEFDRLKKNSQQQNIYLNVTVIFVVMLVMIISLIFLNWQKSKKNIVTLGGLNQQINDQNTHLEDALNELKLNSREKDRILRTVAHDLRNPIGGIASLTTAMEEDDYTDEQREMLNLIKETSFNSLELINEILEATNTVNAELNTEPVEINALLTNSVELLRFKAAEKNQVIGLGLLAKPVELNINREKIWRVVSNLISNAIKFSPAGATVLVKAEEFENEVQVSVKDNGIGIPDKLKSQVFNMFTDAKRPGTEGEKSFGLGLSICQQIIESHKGRIWFESDTENGTTFHFSLPK from the coding sequence ATGTTCGAGTCAAAAAGCATAATCCAAAACAGGTTTTACAGCATATTACTGTTTAATTTTTTTTTAACCTACGTCAGTATTGCTTTTTTTTCCTGCAACAGAACTACAAATACCATATTATCTTCAAAAGTATTTAATAAGGTGCTCGACTCGGCAAACCGCATGAGCGATAATGGTCAAAAAAATTCAGCATTGCGTTATCTTGACTCGGCATATCGGCATTCAAAAAATCTCGATTTGCTCCAGACGTACAACTACTACAGGTTTAATTACAACTATTTTTATTACAACAAACCCGACAAAAACCGGGCAATGCTTTATGCCGATAGCATGCTTAATTTGTTTGATACACCCGGTAAAAAAGAAAAATACACTACAGAATACGGTCAGTCGTTTTTTTACAAAGGCGATGTTTTATTTGATCAAAACAAGTATAACGAAGCCTACGTAAATTTTTATCGCGGCAAGGTAATTGGGAGTAATGGACTGGATGAGTGCGTATTGAGCGATTATAGCTACCGCATGGGAATGATCATGTACCGGCAGGAGCATTTCAGGTTGGCAGCTGCCTATTTTAAAAACAGTGCAAAAGAAGGTGCCGCATGTTCAGATAATTTTGGCAGTTTTTACCGTATACAGGAACTAACCGACAATGCGGGCTTAAGTTACAGTTCTATAAACATGACGGATAGTGCACTTTTTTTTTATGAAAAAACACTTAAGTATATTGATGAACACCAGGCATTATACCGCGACAGGCAGGAAATGCTTGATGCAGCCCGCGGGGTTGTATACGGCAACCAGGCCAATATTTATATCGGGCTTAAAAATTACAATCAGGCAAAAACATTACTAAAAAAAAGTATCGGTATTAATTTACGAAAAGGCTACGATAACCAGGATGCACAATATACCGAATTGAAGCTGGCTGCTGTTTATAATACTTTGAACCAAACCGACTCGTTGATTAATATATTAAATGTAATAAAAAAGCAGTTTGATTATTTAAGCCAACAGGATGCCTGGGCCGATTGGAACAACCTAATGGCTGAATATTTTGTAAAGAAAAACAGGCATGACGAGGCCCTTAAATATTTTATAAAATATGACGCCTTAAAAGATTCCATTAATCAAAAAAACAAAGCGTTAAAGGAGGCCGATATTGCCGAACAAATAAAGCGGTTGGAAAAAGACAATGAATTTGACAGACTTAAGAAAAATAGCCAGCAGCAAAATATTTACCTGAACGTAACCGTAATTTTTGTTGTAATGCTGGTGATGATTATATCGCTGATATTCCTGAACTGGCAAAAATCAAAAAAGAACATTGTTACCCTGGGTGGGTTAAACCAACAAATAAATGATCAAAACACCCACCTTGAAGATGCCTTGAACGAGCTTAAATTAAACAGCCGGGAAAAAGACAGGATTTTGCGTACAGTAGCACATGACCTGCGAAACCCTATTGGCGGCATTGCTTCGTTAACTACCGCTATGGAAGAAGACGATTACACCGACGAGCAGCGGGAAATGCTCAACCTGATTAAGGAAACTTCTTTTAATTCATTAGAACTGATAAACGAAATATTGGAGGCTACCAATACAGTTAACGCAGAGTTAAACACAGAGCCCGTTGAGATTAATGCTTTGCTCACCAACAGTGTGGAACTACTGCGTTTTAAAGCTGCAGAAAAAAATCAGGTTATCGGTCTCGGGTTGTTAGCAAAACCGGTTGAGCTAAATATAAACCGTGAAAAAATATGGAGGGTTGTAAGTAATTTGATAAGTAATGCCATTAAATTCAGTCCGGCCGGTGCCACGGTATTGGTTAAAGCCGAAGAATTTGAAAATGAAGTACAAGTCTCGGTGAAAGACAACGGCATTGGAATTCCCGATAAACTAAAAAGTCAGGTTTTCAATATGTTTACCGATGCTAAACGTCCGGGAACCGAGGGCGAAAAATCATTCGGGTTGGGGCTCTCCATATGCCAGCAAATCATCGAAAGCCACAAGGGACGTATTTGGTTTGAAAGCGATACCGAAAATGGCACTACATTCCACTTCTCGCTTCCAAAGTAA